The Trichocoleus desertorum ATA4-8-CV12 genome window below encodes:
- the modA gene encoding molybdate ABC transporter substrate-binding protein has protein sequence MNKHFGFVVLGVVTFVLAIAIAACSSINLNAEFSTSTPQNQPVALTISAAASLTDVMEEVRLAWQQERPDVVLTFNFGSSGSLQAQIEQGAPVDIFVSAASKQMDALQKQGLILTDTRKNLLTNQVVLIEPRNASALKDFFGLRNVTVQRIAIGDPVSVPVGKYSQEVLTSLGIFEAVKPKLILTKDVRQVLSYVETGNVDAGIVYLTDAKGSEQVRIVAIAPEKSHSPVAYPIAVLRDSKNIDAAQKFEQFLFTQQAKAVFQKHGFGIAEN, from the coding sequence ATGAACAAGCATTTCGGTTTTGTTGTATTGGGTGTTGTGACATTTGTTCTTGCTATAGCGATCGCTGCTTGTAGTTCTATTAACTTAAACGCTGAGTTTTCAACCTCAACACCTCAAAACCAGCCAGTTGCTTTAACAATATCAGCGGCAGCTAGCCTCACAGATGTGATGGAAGAAGTCAGGCTGGCTTGGCAGCAAGAAAGGCCAGATGTTGTTTTGACCTTTAACTTTGGTTCCTCTGGCTCCTTACAAGCTCAAATTGAACAAGGAGCACCTGTCGATATTTTTGTTTCTGCTGCCTCTAAGCAGATGGATGCTTTGCAGAAACAGGGATTGATTCTGACAGATACTCGAAAAAACCTTTTGACTAATCAAGTGGTTTTGATTGAGCCGAGAAATGCATCGGCTTTGAAAGATTTTTTTGGTCTTCGCAATGTAACTGTTCAACGGATAGCAATTGGTGACCCAGTGAGTGTACCCGTTGGGAAGTATAGCCAAGAAGTTTTGACTTCTCTAGGCATTTTTGAAGCAGTTAAGCCCAAATTGATTTTAACTAAAGATGTAAGGCAAGTTTTAAGTTATGTAGAAACAGGGAATGTAGATGCTGGAATCGTTTACCTAACGGATGCTAAAGGATCAGAACAAGTTAGGATTGTGGCGATCGCACCAGAAAAGTCTCATTCTCCAGTGGCTTATCCGATCGCAGTGCTGAGAGATAGTAAAAACATTGACGCTGCTCAGAAATTTGAACAGTTTTTATTTACTCAGCAGGCTAAAGCTGTATTTCAGAAACATGGGTTTGGTATTGCCGAGAATTGA
- the modB gene encoding molybdate ABC transporter permease subunit — translation MAFDWSPLAISLKTASVATVITGYLGTVAAWWLFNYQGKGKAWFDGLFTLSLVLPPTVVGFLLLLLFGKHGPIGQVLQFFGLSIVFSWFATVIAATVVAFPLMYRTTLGAFEQVDAHLIQAARTLGASDWRIFWRVLIPLAWPGMVAGLILAFARSLGEFGATLMLAGNIPGQTQTIPTAIFFAVEQGNRSQALIWVVVVVAIALLTIANLNYWSQHRLWSALHSPGSEQTQLPESLKLDRVRRIKPAVPETKTVPFKPELAIAISKQLSNFSLDVSYAADQKPLGLLGASGSGKSMTLRCIAGLETPTAGHIVLNGRVLFDSKHQINLPSQQRQVGFLFQNYALFPHMTVVENIEFGLHNLSKAERGSRVARHIRMMQLQGLERRYPHQLSGGQQQRVALARALAIEPQILLLDEPFSALDTHLRSQLEKHLREILANYSGVTLFVTHNLEEAYRICQNLVILEAGKAIAHGPKAEIVERPTTFAVAQLTGCKNFSQAERVGTQIIRAVNWHCLLHVVEPIPTGVSMVGIRAHHITFMTAPGQSDREQATNDQNIFPCWLAQTSETPHRMTLYLKLHAAPTDEQDYHLQAEVFKEKWLWLKDQPLPWHVSLDALQLFLMTG, via the coding sequence ATGGCGTTTGATTGGTCTCCGCTAGCGATTTCCTTAAAGACTGCCTCTGTAGCGACTGTAATTACTGGATATTTAGGAACTGTAGCAGCTTGGTGGTTATTCAACTATCAAGGTAAGGGAAAGGCATGGTTTGACGGTTTATTTACCCTGTCATTGGTATTGCCGCCCACTGTTGTTGGTTTCTTGTTGTTGCTGTTGTTTGGTAAGCATGGGCCAATTGGCCAAGTGCTACAATTCTTTGGTCTAAGTATTGTCTTCTCTTGGTTTGCCACAGTAATCGCTGCGACTGTAGTGGCTTTTCCTCTGATGTACCGAACGACCTTGGGTGCTTTTGAGCAAGTGGATGCTCACTTGATTCAAGCAGCCCGGACCCTGGGAGCGTCAGATTGGAGGATTTTCTGGCGAGTACTCATACCTTTGGCGTGGCCCGGTATGGTTGCGGGGCTGATTTTGGCCTTTGCGCGATCGCTGGGAGAATTTGGGGCCACGCTGATGTTGGCCGGGAATATTCCAGGACAAACCCAAACGATTCCAACTGCTATTTTCTTTGCAGTGGAGCAGGGGAATCGGTCGCAAGCTTTGATTTGGGTTGTAGTAGTAGTAGCGATCGCACTGCTAACCATTGCTAACCTCAACTACTGGTCTCAGCATCGGCTTTGGTCTGCACTCCACAGCCCAGGTTCGGAGCAGACGCAGTTGCCAGAGAGTCTCAAGTTGGACCGAGTTAGACGGATCAAACCAGCCGTACCAGAGACAAAAACTGTGCCTTTCAAGCCAGAGTTAGCGATCGCAATTTCTAAGCAGCTGTCTAATTTTTCTTTAGATGTTAGCTATGCAGCCGACCAAAAACCGCTGGGTTTGCTGGGTGCTTCAGGTTCCGGTAAGAGTATGACGCTACGCTGTATTGCTGGTCTTGAAACACCAACCGCTGGCCATATCGTGTTGAATGGTCGAGTGTTGTTTGACTCAAAGCATCAAATTAATCTTCCAAGCCAGCAGCGACAGGTGGGATTTCTCTTCCAGAACTACGCGCTTTTTCCTCACATGACGGTTGTGGAGAATATTGAATTTGGTCTGCACAACTTGTCCAAAGCTGAGCGTGGAAGTAGAGTGGCTCGACACATTAGGATGATGCAGTTGCAAGGTTTAGAGCGGCGGTATCCGCATCAGTTGTCGGGAGGACAGCAGCAGCGAGTCGCACTAGCTAGGGCTTTGGCGATCGAACCGCAAATTTTGCTGTTGGATGAACCTTTCTCAGCGTTGGATACCCACCTTCGTAGTCAATTAGAAAAACACTTGCGAGAGATTCTAGCCAATTACTCGGGTGTCACTTTGTTTGTGACTCATAACTTAGAAGAAGCTTATCGGATTTGCCAAAATCTGGTGATTCTAGAAGCAGGAAAAGCGATCGCTCACGGCCCTAAAGCAGAAATTGTGGAACGCCCGACTACATTTGCGGTAGCCCAGTTAACGGGCTGTAAAAATTTCTCCCAAGCTGAAAGAGTAGGAACCCAAATAATTCGAGCAGTCAATTGGCATTGTTTGTTGCATGTGGTGGAGCCGATTCCTACTGGCGTGTCTATGGTTGGTATCCGGGCGCATCATATTACATTTATGACTGCTCCAGGGCAAAGCGATCGCGAGCAGGCTACTAATGATCAGAATATCTTTCCTTGCTGGCTGGCCCAAACTAGCGAAACGCCACACCGAATGACTCTCTACCTGAAACTGCATGCAGCTCCGACGGATGAACAGGACTATCATTTGCAGGCAGAAGTGTTTAAGGAGAAATGGTTATGGCTCAAAGACCAACCCCTCCCTTGGCACGTTTCTCTAGATGCATTGCAGCTGTTTCTGATGACTGGATGA
- a CDS encoding DUF2358 domain-containing protein: MDVVQILREDYQRFPVDQTYSIYAENVFFQDPLNRFRGVERYKQMIAFLERWFAELQMDLHDIRQEGNQIRTEWTLRWRSPLPWQPKIAISGWSELQLDSSGLITSHVDYWHCSRWDVVRQHFGGRVEKEG; this comes from the coding sequence ATGGATGTTGTACAGATTCTGCGCGAAGACTATCAACGGTTTCCGGTTGACCAGACCTATAGTATCTATGCAGAAAATGTTTTCTTTCAAGATCCGCTCAATCGCTTCCGTGGGGTAGAGCGCTACAAGCAGATGATTGCTTTTCTAGAGCGTTGGTTTGCTGAGTTGCAAATGGATTTGCATGATATTCGACAAGAAGGTAACCAGATTAGAACTGAATGGACACTAAGGTGGCGATCGCCTCTGCCCTGGCAACCGAAGATCGCAATTTCAGGTTGGAGTGAATTGCAACTTGACTCATCAGGCTTGATCACCTCCCACGTCGATTATTGGCACTGTTCTCGTTGGGATGTGGTTAGGCAGCATTTTGGGGGAAGGGTGGAGAAGGAAGGATGA
- a CDS encoding polysaccharide deacetylase family protein — protein MTWICREHPLDFPAAKNSAKSLETTRVCHHLTVGLPLALAALLCPQVTVAQNLRLHSAQVLASTTGLAVPSSTEAQSTDRVCQTSDNPSSPTQLTSWMGNLVQVSTWVGDPEVGLTQLIQGLGPQLVSYFNPSPWPTISDRAQQARVPVVMYHDILPEKQVFFDVTPEEFEQHLQLIRERGLTPISLDQLTTHLRTGLSLPEKPILLTFDDGYSGHYKHVYPLLKKYGYPAVFSIYTAKVDKKLGRSSLNWEELRQMAADPLVTIAAHSVTHPPDLTKLTDDHLATEVAESKRLLEAELGMPIRYFTYPEGKYDARVAKVVQDVGYLAAFTMDDVDERFAGESESLLAIARFGQSRLPDIIDQAWGGSPLPSWNLGFDFSAPVQLTETTIDETPFRFISGGKPITIHAKSRYQVPEILEGTQAIAAVDGGFFSLKYLDSNVMIGPVMSQSSGRFVPGNRSENRKLAGRPLVVMSPHAAKFIPFNGEKHNSLEGVQAELPGATDAFVAAAWLVKENQPQPASTFGSLFDFDAVRHRAFWGINQAGQPTIGVSVEPIDSVSLGIALEKAGFRDAVMLDSGASTSLAYKGESLVGYIPRPVPHVVALVPSDAEAKAACTLASR, from the coding sequence ATGACGTGGATCTGCCGGGAGCATCCCCTGGATTTTCCAGCTGCCAAAAATTCTGCTAAAAGCTTAGAAACTACTCGGGTTTGTCACCATCTAACGGTCGGTTTACCGTTGGCACTAGCGGCACTCCTTTGTCCACAAGTAACAGTGGCACAAAACTTGAGGCTGCATTCTGCCCAAGTGTTGGCCTCCACAACTGGACTAGCAGTTCCTAGCTCTACAGAAGCACAATCAACGGATCGGGTTTGTCAAACCAGTGACAATCCCAGTTCTCCGACTCAACTAACCAGTTGGATGGGAAACTTAGTACAAGTCTCGACTTGGGTAGGAGATCCTGAAGTAGGTCTGACGCAACTCATTCAAGGCTTAGGTCCCCAGCTAGTGAGTTATTTTAATCCCAGTCCTTGGCCTACGATTAGCGATCGCGCTCAACAAGCCAGAGTACCCGTGGTCATGTATCACGATATTTTGCCAGAAAAGCAAGTCTTCTTTGATGTCACCCCTGAGGAGTTTGAACAACACCTGCAACTGATTCGAGAACGTGGATTAACACCAATTAGCCTCGATCAGTTAACTACACATCTGCGGACAGGGCTATCTCTACCAGAAAAGCCGATCTTATTGACCTTCGATGACGGTTACAGTGGTCACTACAAGCACGTTTATCCGTTACTCAAGAAATACGGTTACCCTGCCGTATTCTCTATCTACACCGCTAAGGTTGATAAAAAGCTGGGGCGCTCTAGCTTGAATTGGGAAGAGTTGCGACAAATGGCCGCAGATCCCCTGGTAACGATCGCGGCTCATAGTGTCACTCATCCCCCTGATCTCACTAAACTCACAGATGATCACTTAGCAACCGAGGTGGCAGAGTCGAAACGGCTCTTAGAAGCTGAATTAGGCATGCCAATTCGCTACTTTACGTATCCAGAAGGGAAATACGATGCACGGGTCGCTAAAGTGGTTCAGGACGTGGGCTACTTAGCAGCGTTCACAATGGATGATGTCGATGAGCGCTTTGCAGGTGAGTCTGAGAGCTTGTTGGCGATCGCTCGGTTTGGTCAGTCCCGCCTCCCCGATATCATTGACCAAGCTTGGGGCGGATCTCCTCTACCTAGTTGGAATCTAGGCTTTGATTTTTCTGCGCCAGTGCAACTGACTGAAACTACGATTGACGAGACTCCTTTCCGCTTCATTTCGGGTGGTAAACCGATTACGATTCACGCTAAGAGTCGTTATCAGGTGCCAGAAATCCTAGAAGGAACTCAGGCGATCGCAGCGGTGGATGGTGGTTTCTTCTCGCTCAAGTACTTGGACTCTAATGTGATGATTGGCCCTGTCATGAGTCAAAGCAGCGGGCGGTTTGTGCCAGGGAATAGAAGTGAAAATCGCAAGCTGGCGGGACGGCCTTTAGTCGTTATGAGTCCTCACGCTGCTAAGTTTATTCCCTTTAATGGAGAAAAGCACAATAGTTTAGAGGGCGTGCAAGCAGAGCTACCAGGTGCGACAGATGCTTTCGTAGCGGCGGCTTGGCTAGTCAAAGAGAACCAACCCCAACCTGCGAGTACCTTTGGTAGCCTATTTGATTTTGATGCCGTGCGTCACCGAGCCTTCTGGGGCATCAATCAAGCAGGTCAACCCACCATCGGCGTCTCGGTAGAGCCAATTGATTCGGTTTCCCTAGGAATTGCCTTAGAGAAAGCGGGCTTCCGTGATGCAGTGATGCTGGACTCTGGTGCTAGCACTTCCCTGGCTTATAAAGGCGAATCTTTAGTAGGCTATATTCCTCGTCCTGTGCCGCATGTGGTGGCGTTGGTGCCTTCTGACGCAGAAGCAAAGGCGGCTTGTACTTTGGCTTCTCGATAG